The genomic region CAACCGGGAGGCATATGGAGAACGAGAGGTTGCAACCTCCGCCGCTGACACTGCTCGACAAATACCGCGGGAAGGAATTCGCCCCGCTCTACACGACCACGGTCACGGTCTCTGGCGGCACATCCAGGCACGGCCGTGCATCGGGCGTCGCGAAATCCGACGACGGCAGTCTCGTCCTCGATCTGCGCGTGCCCGCCGAACTGGGCGGCCCGGGCGGCGGCACCAATCCCGAGCAGCTTTTTGCCGCCGGTTACGCCGCGTGCTTTCACGGCGCGCTGAGCCTGCTGGCGCAACGCGCAAGGGTCGATATCCGGGAGACGGCCGTCACCGTCGAAGTCTCGTTCGGCCGCGATCCGGTAGATGGCGGATATGCGCTGGTTGCCAACGTCACCGTCCGCATGCCGGGTGTCGAGTTGCCCGTCGCGGAAGGTCTCGTACGCGACACGGAACGTCTCTGCCCTTATACGAAGATGGCACGACAAGGCATATGCGGCTTCATCGCCGTGTCGGCATGATGGGCGATTGGTTCGGAAGCGGCAACAGAGTGCGCACCTTGCCGGCACTACTAGCTCCCGGGACGCACGATTACGATGGTTGCCGGGCAGGTGCTGCGGCGAATCGCCATCCGACGCGCCCATGGCACCGCTTCAACCGATCAGGAGAACAGATCATGACGCAACGTATCAACTACTTTCAGCAATCGCCGGAACTGGTCAGGAAGCTCATCGAGCTGGACGGCTTGTTTCAGAAGACGACGATCGAGGCGCCGGTCCGCGAGCTCGTCGAGATCCGGGCATCGCAGCTCAACGGCTGCGCATTCTGCGTCGACATGCACATCAAGATGGCAAAGATTCATGGCGAGCGTGAATTGCGCCTGCATCACGTCGCGATCTGGCTCGAATCGACGCTGTTTTCACCCCGCGAGCGCGCCGCGCTGGAATGGACCGAGGTACTGACCCGCCTCCCTGCGCATGGCGTGCCGGACGATCTCTACGCACGCGTACGGGAACACTATTCCGAGCAGGAATTGTCGGATCTCACCGTCCTCGTGGGCGCCATCAATAGCTGGAACCGGCTGAATGTCGCATTCCGCATCGCGCCGGGATCGTTCGACAAGATGTTCGGGCTCGACAAGGCCAACCTGGAGTGACGACATGAAACGCATCATGCTCGTACTCGCGCCGCTGGTATCGTCGCTGCTGATGGCCGTTCAGCCGGCCGTCGCCGCACCGCAAGCGAAGGTCACGCCGCTGACCACGGAGCCGTTGCCCGAGTATCCGGGCAAGGAAGTCCAGATGATCGTCGTGGACTATCCGCCCGGCAGCGTCGACCCCGTTCATCGTCACGACGCGCACGCGTTCGTCTACGTGCTCGACGGCAGCATCGTGATGGGCCTGAACGGCGGCAAGGAGGTCACGCTCCACGCCGGCGACACGTTCCACGAAGGCCCGGAGGACGTCCACACGGTCGGGCGGAATGCCAGCAGCACGAAGCCGGCAAAATTCGTCGTGTTCCTGATCAAGAACAAAGGCGCGCCGGTCCTCACCCCCGTGAAGTAAGGTAATCGTCGTCGCGGCCCGGCAATGCCGGGCCGCTTCTCCGGTTTCAATCGCGACAGTACGTCGAACCCATGTGATTCGCGTACGGCGACGACTCGATCCACTTCGGATCGGCAGCCAGCAGCGGATTGATTCGTGTTCGAGGCCACGCTGAGGCGATCGGGCGACTTGAACGGATACGCGACGGGCGATCGCCCGATCGGGCGCCGGCGCACCGCGGTGGCGTCGGAACCTGACCCAGTTGACACGGCGGATGCGACCACCGGCCCGATCTTGCTTACCGCCCCCTGATATATGCACTGTGTTCTCGGCGGCAATCGGCCGCCGTGAACTGCCCCCTCTCGATTGGAATCAATCGCCCTCTCAAGCTTCGCGATCAGCCAACTCGCATCAACCTTCGATGCACTTGCCTCGAACCCCGACTCGCTTTCCGCGATACCGATCGCGGAGATGAGCCGCGCGCTTCGCGCGACGCGTGACCAAGTGGCCGCGCGCGGATCTCGCGCCGGCCGCATGCCCTGTCTTCGCCGGTGCCTGTGCCCTCCTTCGTACGCGCTCGGGCGTCAGCGGCTCGCCGCAAAGGCATCGATTCCGGTCACCTTCGCGGACCACGCCCACAGACGCGCCGCCTCATCCGGATCGATCGCATGCGGCCGCACGCCGGATTCCTCGTTTCCCTGCGTGACGACCGCGACGTCGCAATCCTCGCAATAGACACCGCCGATCGCCGCAAGACGCGGCGACGTTGCCGCCCATACCTGGGTTGCGGCACCCTGGGCCGGCGTCTTGAAAGTCGGATCGACCGGCACACCGTGCTCGTCCACCCAGCCCTGCGCCATCATCTCTTCACGTGTCAGATGACGCTGCAGCGGCGTCGCGATCTTGCCCGGATGCAGCGAATAGGCGCGGACGCCGAACGGGGCGCCCAGCGCGTCGAGCTGCACCGCGAACAGCGCGTTGGCGGTCTTCGACTGCGCATACGCGAGCCATTTGTCGTAGCCGTGTGCGAACTGGACGTCATCCCAACGAATCGGCGACAGCCGGTGCCCGAGCGACGACACCGCGACCACGCGGGCGCCGCCGCCATGCGCGAGCACGGGCCACAGCCCGTTGACGAGCGCGTAATGGCCAAGATGATTGACGACCATCTGCGCTTCCCGGCCATCGCCGACGCGTGTCTCCGGGCACGCCATGATGCCCGCGCTGTTGATGACGATGTCCACGTCGCGCCGCCCATCGACGAACCGCGCCACGAACGTGGCCACGCTCGCGAGATCGGCGAGGTCGAGTGCCGCAATCTCCACACCGTCGATGCCGCGCGTTGCTTCGCGCGCGGCATCGACGTGCCGTGCGCCGACGAAGACGGTCGCACCGGCTTGCGCCAGTGCGCGCGTCGTTTCCAGGCCGAGACCAGAATGGCCGCCCGTGACGATGGCGGTCTTGCCACGAAGGTCGAGATCGGCCAGTACGTCGCTTGCCGTCGATGCTGCGCCGAATCCGGAATGAAGGGGGTGTTGCCTGCTCGTCATCGAAAGCTCCTGGAACGATGCGTGAAGCACGCGCCCGCCTGTCGGTCGCGTCACTGCACGAGGCCATTTTCCGGCGGCGCCCCCGGACTGTGAATGCAATAGAATCCGATTTTTCGTCGAGATCGTCCGGAGCTTGAACGTGGATCCCCTGTCGGAAGTGCTGTCGCTGCTGGAAACGCGCGACTCGTATTTCACCGGCCTGAGAGCAGGCGGCCAGTGGGCGGTTGCCATTCCCCCGCCCGAGGGAATCAAGTTCAATGCGGTTGTCGAGGGAAGTTGCTGGCTGACCGTCGACGGCGCCGGGGCGCCGATCCGGCTGCGCACGGGAGACTGCTTCCTGCTCGCATCGCCGCGGGCATTTTCACTGGCGAGCGATCCATCGGTTACGCCGGTCCCTGCCGCCGACGTGTACCGGAACGTCGAACACGGCATCGCGCACTATGGCGAACCGGCGAACTGCTTTCTGATCGGCGGCCGCTTCTCGTACGAGGAAGGCATGCCGCTGCTGCTTGGCAGCCTGCCGCCCGTGGTGATCGTGAGCGGCGACTCCGAGCAGGCGGCGGTGTTGCGCTGGGCGCTGCAGCGGCTCGCACATGAATTCGGCAAGCCATCGCCGGGGGCGTCGCTGATGGTTCGGCATCTCGGCCACATGATGCTGGTCGAGATCCTGCGCCGCTACGTGGACGACGGCGCGAACAGCGATGTCGGATGGCTTGCCGGGTTCGCGGACTCCCGGGTGAGCACGGCGCTTGTCGCCATTCATGCGGAGCCCGCACGACGCTGGACAGTCGACGAACTCGCGACCTGCTGCCACGTATCGCGTTCGACGTTCGCGCTGCACTTCAAGCGGCGGCTGGGATTCGGGCCGCTCGAGTACGTACTGCGCTGGCGCGTGCAACTCGCGATGCGGGAACTGCGACGCTCGAACGCATCGATATCGGCAATCGCGCAAATGCTCGGCTACGACTCGGATAGCGCGTTCGGACATGCGTTCAAGCGCATCGTGGGTTGCTCTCCTCGTGCCTATCGACATGACATCACGGGCGGGGCGGGCGGCTAGCGTCATCGCCCGGCACGCTACCGCCTCTGTTGGCGCCCCAGAACCCGTTTCAGTCACGCCATCGATGCTGCCATCCTCCGATGGGATTCATTCCGATCAACATCATCGGGATAAGTTTTCTTATCACAACACTACTATAGTCAGATCAAACTTGCGATCCGGACAACATGCGACCACGAGCGTCCCCGTCGTGACGGCCCTGTCGAAAGTTGGCAGAAGCCTTTGCGCAGCCTCGCCGGTGACAACGTCCTTTCTGTCTACGCCCGGCTGCGAGTGCATGCGCGCTTCGTGCCGAATCCCGTTTCGTGGAACACCAATCGAATAATCGCGCCGGCTCACCGCGCGCATCACGGAATGGCGTGCATCGGCTGGCGACTGACGCCGCCTTCGCACTGACGTCCAGACGCGGGCTCCCTGTCGATTCGACGGCTGTCACAATTTCGGCAAGCAACGTCAGGTGCATGCCCCCCTGCCCCATGTCGCGGAATCGGGAGAGGTGTCGTTTTCCGTATAAGGCATGAATGGTCGGCGTCGACTGGTTGTCGAGACAGTTGCCTCGTCGCGGTCGAAATAAGATGGACACCCGATCGACGATGCGCGTATGATGGTTTCATTCGAGCGCCCGTTTGCTGTTTGCCCGCTCGCCCTCCACTCGCCACCGTGTTGCGTCGCGTACCGCCTCGCTCGCAACGTTTGTCCCTTTCACACCGACCCGCCGCGCCATGCATCAGGCGATGCTGGCAGCATACGCTCGTCCTTGCGAGTCGCCGCAATCGATCGCCAGGAGTTCATGATGAGCATGCATATTTACCGTGGATTCGAGATCTATCCACTGATTTACCCACACGTGCCTGCGTTGGATGGCAACCCGCATAACTACGATGCCGGCTTCGACGCAGCGGTCAAGATTTGTCTTCGCGGCACCACCGATACGCTGACGCAGAGCCAGACTTTCAGGCTTCTCGACGACAGTCCGTTCGATACCGCCGGTGACGCACGTCGTGCGTCATTGCGCTATGCCGAAAGTGTCATCGACGAAAATCGCGAAAAGCAGGGCTTCTTTTCGAGCGCCGTCTGACGCGACTCACGATGGCAAAGTAACTTTCCAGCAATTTGGAGGACGAAATGATCGTCGACGAACTTCTTGACCTGATCAGAGGGTGCAAGGTCACTCGGAGCGACGCTGTCCTGCCCGCAGGAATGACCCGTTCCGCGCTATGTCATCAACAGGAGCTGCAGATGTTCGCGGCTGTGCGCGCATTTTCAATCGGAGCCGGGTATTCGGAATTCGAATCTGACGAGATCGCAAGCACCGTCATGACACGACTCGGCTAGTTTTCCCGTCGACCGTTTTCAACCAGGAGTTACATGACAACCATCACACTGAAGATCAACGAACCAATCGATGTCGCGCTGCGACGATTCCGGCGCAGTATCGAGAAGACCGGGTTGATTCGCGAGTTGCGCAGTCGCACCAGCTACGAAAAGCCCACGACGGAGCGCAAGCGGAAAAAGGCCAGTGCCGTTGCCAGGCAGCGCTTGCGGACGAAGCGCCTGATGCCGCCCCGCAAAATGTTCTAGGAACATCGTGCACGCCGTGCCGGCCGGGGGCCCGCTTGCGTCGCCATCTCGTCCCCCGGCGTGAATTACCGTGGCCGGACGACGCAGGCGGCAAGCCGGCCGCCTCGCAGCCGCAAGAAGGATGATCAGTACGCTCGTCACGCCGTGCAGCCGTGGTGCTGCCCGAAATTGACTCCAGCATCGCCTTTCGAGCGAGCGCACGTGCGCTCGCCGTGCAGCAAGTCAAAATGAAAACCATAATCAGAAGGCGAAAAACATGAGCTGGTACTGCGACGCGGAACGGGAGTTGGCCCATATCAGACGATCAATCGGGCTGCTTGAGCAAGCGCAACACGCGTTCATCAACAGATCGACCGTCAACGATCCAGCGTACTGGAGAGTCAAGCTCAACAAGCTCCGCACGCAATCCGAGCGCAACAAGGTTCTCTCACTCCAGGTGGACGAACTCCTGGCCCGCCTCGAACGCATTCAGGATTCACGCTCCCGAAGATAGGAGCCGACTCCTTCTTCGCCCCCCTCTTTTTCCGGGTGCACGCGCATTGCAGGGAGCAATCCCAGGAGCACCATCATGATCGACGCCAACCCAGGCAACACGTTTCGACACCTTCCACTCTCGCCCGAGCAGGACGCGGAAATCCGGCACTATATAAAGAAAAAGGCGCAAAAGGGCGAAGCGTGGGACACCCCTGAGTTGGCGATGATGCTCGGAGACATGCTTTCCCCTCCGCCAAGCGACGACCAGACGCCGGAGGCTACCGTCGAAGAAGTGAAACTGGCCTGCGAATATGCATTGGCCTCGATCGACGAAGCCATGGAGTCCGTATCCGCACGTGAGGAACGACTCGCCGCGATGGAAGCCGAGGAAATGAAGCACCCCAGGCAGTAACGCATCCACGATGCCCGAAGCTCGAGCCGCAGTTGTGCCGCCGCCCCTTTGCCTTCAGCCGGATTGAACGACCCGGCCATCCCTCCGCCCGTTACGTCGCGTACGCAATCCCATCGTCACTCGCCTCGAAAAACGCGAATTTCCGCGAACGCCCCGGCTGCAACGGGGCACCCGTCGTTCAGCGGCCGATCGGCAACCCCGTCGGCTCGATCCAGCCCAGCTTGTAAGCGATCAGCAGCGACAGGAACAGCGTGACCGACAGCCCGACGCGTGCCGCGAGCGACCATGCCATCCGCTTGGACTTGCCGCGATCGTGATTCATGAAATACAGCGCGAAGATCAGGCTCGCGATGATCATCGCGAATGCCACGGAAACCAGCAGAGTTTTCATTGGTGATGCCCTTGAAGATCTGAATCGGCCTGAATCAGTTCGGCCAGTTTTTGCCGCTCGTCGGCGAGCGCGCCGACGCCCGACGCCGGCCAGTCCAGCGCGACGCCGTTGCCCAGCGAATCGCGCACGAGCGCCTGGTAGCGCCGGTCGTTGATCCGGCCGTGGTCCATCGTTTCCGAGATCTCGCGCCGGAACGGCAGCGGGAAACTCGCGTACGCGCGCGACAGCGCCGCATATTGTCTCGCATCGATCTCTTTCGACGATGGTATGACTGTCCAGATCACCACGGCCACGATGGCCGTGAACGGGATCGCAGTGTAGCGAAGGATGAACTTGATCGGGGTCATGAAACGGTGGGCAGAAGTGATCGCGAATGCGGGCGGCACGGCAATGCGGCAGCGAAGCCGCGGCCGGTCCGCGCAGCACGACATTGTACTGTCAGCCCCATACGGCTGACAGAGTATGATAATGACATTATCATGTTCATCACATGATTCAAGAGACCCGGCGCCCGTACGCATGCGGCGTTCCCGCCCTGCCGCCCGGCGCCGGCTTTCATGTCCGTGCCCGCGATCCGCGGCGATTGAGCGAAGCCACCATGCCAGCGCAGTACTTTCGAAACCTGACGGGAAAACACCGCAGCGCGAACGCAAACCGTCAGCTCGGGTTTTCGTTGGCGTTCGTCGCCGGCGCGGCCAATGCCGGCGGCTTCCTCGCGGTCAAGCAATACACGTCGCACATGAGCGGCATCGTATCGGCGATCGCCGACCAGACGGCGCTCGGC from Burkholderia cepacia ATCC 25416 harbors:
- a CDS encoding Ohr family peroxiredoxin, which translates into the protein MENERLQPPPLTLLDKYRGKEFAPLYTTTVTVSGGTSRHGRASGVAKSDDGSLVLDLRVPAELGGPGGGTNPEQLFAAGYAACFHGALSLLAQRARVDIRETAVTVEVSFGRDPVDGGYALVANVTVRMPGVELPVAEGLVRDTERLCPYTKMARQGICGFIAVSA
- a CDS encoding carboxymuconolactone decarboxylase family protein — its product is MTQRINYFQQSPELVRKLIELDGLFQKTTIEAPVRELVEIRASQLNGCAFCVDMHIKMAKIHGERELRLHHVAIWLESTLFSPRERAALEWTEVLTRLPAHGVPDDLYARVREHYSEQELSDLTVLVGAINSWNRLNVAFRIAPGSFDKMFGLDKANLE
- a CDS encoding cupin domain-containing protein, with product MKRIMLVLAPLVSSLLMAVQPAVAAPQAKVTPLTTEPLPEYPGKEVQMIVVDYPPGSVDPVHRHDAHAFVYVLDGSIVMGLNGGKEVTLHAGDTFHEGPEDVHTVGRNASSTKPAKFVVFLIKNKGAPVLTPVK
- a CDS encoding SDR family NAD(P)-dependent oxidoreductase, producing MTSRQHPLHSGFGAASTASDVLADLDLRGKTAIVTGGHSGLGLETTRALAQAGATVFVGARHVDAAREATRGIDGVEIAALDLADLASVATFVARFVDGRRDVDIVINSAGIMACPETRVGDGREAQMVVNHLGHYALVNGLWPVLAHGGGARVVAVSSLGHRLSPIRWDDVQFAHGYDKWLAYAQSKTANALFAVQLDALGAPFGVRAYSLHPGKIATPLQRHLTREEMMAQGWVDEHGVPVDPTFKTPAQGAATQVWAATSPRLAAIGGVYCEDCDVAVVTQGNEESGVRPHAIDPDEAARLWAWSAKVTGIDAFAASR
- a CDS encoding AraC family transcriptional regulator — protein: MDPLSEVLSLLETRDSYFTGLRAGGQWAVAIPPPEGIKFNAVVEGSCWLTVDGAGAPIRLRTGDCFLLASPRAFSLASDPSVTPVPAADVYRNVEHGIAHYGEPANCFLIGGRFSYEEGMPLLLGSLPPVVIVSGDSEQAAVLRWALQRLAHEFGKPSPGASLMVRHLGHMMLVEILRRYVDDGANSDVGWLAGFADSRVSTALVAIHAEPARRWTVDELATCCHVSRSTFALHFKRRLGFGPLEYVLRWRVQLAMRELRRSNASISAIAQMLGYDSDSAFGHAFKRIVGCSPRAYRHDITGGAGG
- the rpsU gene encoding 30S ribosomal protein S21 gives rise to the protein MTTITLKINEPIDVALRRFRRSIEKTGLIRELRSRTSYEKPTTERKRKKASAVARQRLRTKRLMPPRKMF
- a CDS encoding twin transmembrane helix small protein encodes the protein MKTLLVSVAFAMIIASLIFALYFMNHDRGKSKRMAWSLAARVGLSVTLFLSLLIAYKLGWIEPTGLPIGR